Proteins co-encoded in one Nicotiana sylvestris chromosome 7, ASM39365v2, whole genome shotgun sequence genomic window:
- the LOC104219930 gene encoding protein trichome birefringence-like 41, which translates to MIRNVGLRIGWTFFTLFICILITLLVLLLHHTNAHNPRPYPHKSCNFFRGSWIEDETYPLYNSTHCPIIEHEFNCQRNGRPDKAYLNYRWKPRGCSIKRFDGRAFLKKFKGKSIMFVGDSLSRNQWQSLICLLYTSEPKANYNATRVGDVSIFTFLDFGVKVMLDRSVYLVDVVMEEKGRILKLDSTEGGKLWKGIDILIFNTWHWWNRRGVAQPWDYIKIGSKYYKDMDRMVAFEKALRTWAKWIDTNIDPSKQLVFFQGISPSHYNGTDWNQPGVTSCSGQRRPLSGSIYPAGLPSALGVQKNVLRTIEKPVTLLDVTNLSLLRKDGHPSIYGMIGGTGMDCSHWCLAGVPDIWNEILYNLIL; encoded by the exons ATGATCAGAAACGTGGGATTGAGGATTGGCTGGACATTCTTCACACTCTTCATCTGTATACTAATAACCCTGCTGGTGCTTCTTCTGCACCACACAAATGCACATAATCCACGGCCTTATCCACACAAGAGCTGCAACTTTTTCCGAGGAAGTTGGATTGAAGATGAAACTTATCCTCTCTACAACTCAACTCACTGTCCAATCATTGAACATGAATTCAACTGCCAAAGAAATGGTCGCCCTGACAAAGCTTACCTTAATTACAGATGGAAACCTCGTGGTTGTTCCATAAAGAG ATTTGATGGACGAGCATTCTTGAAGAAATTCAAAGGTAAAAGCATCATGTTCGTAGGAGATTCCCTCAGCAGAAACCAATGGCAGTCACTTATATGCCTTCTTTACACATCAGAGCCAAAAGCCAATTATAATGCAACCAGAGTTGGCGATGTCTCTATTTTCACCTTTTTG GATTTTGGAGTGAAAGTGATGTTGGACCGGAGTGTATATTTGGTGGATGTTGTGATGGAAGAAAAAGGCAGAATTTTGAAACTAGACTCAACTGAGGGTGGCAAGTTATGGAAAGGAATTGACATACTCATTTTCAACACTTGGCATTGGTGGAATCGCAGAGGAGTCGCTCAACC ATGGGATTATATTAAAATAGGAAGCAAATACTATAAAGACATGGATCGTATGGTTGCTTTTGAGAAAGCCCTACGTACATGGGCCAAGTGGATCGACACCAATATAGATCCTTCAAAACAATTGGTTTTCTTTCAAGGAATCTCACCATCACATTACAA TGGTACTGACTGGAATCAACCAGGCGTAACATCTTGCTCGGGCCAGAGGCGGCCGCTAAGTGGATCAATATATCCAGCAGGGTTGCCATCAGCATTAGGGGTGCAGAAGAATGTATTGAGAACAATTGAGAAGCCAGTGACATTGCTTGATGTGACTAACCTTTCATTACTACGTAAAGATGGGCATCCTTCAATTTATGGGATGATTGGGGGAACAGGAATGGACTGCAGTCATTGGTGCCTCGCAGGAGTTCCTGATATTTGGAATGAAATACTCTATAACCTTATTCTTTGA